One part of the Esox lucius isolate fEsoLuc1 chromosome 10, fEsoLuc1.pri, whole genome shotgun sequence genome encodes these proteins:
- the LOC105012623 gene encoding uncharacterized protein LOC105012623, with protein sequence MIRTVNLNCVHNNIHFIFPQTKSSTTITWIQSENTTEACFSPGVPELGLVSLQFTLLPAAPNPLNELTASQHATKPYLPFTAVSSPALPAAHKPHRKRQVTTTTNLLLCSLRDEMIRQKLGQEEFGKAGLPWPEDLLTSQAKNTMTHLSSQNLRLTSKNGKTPGRHLSAALGGEEEVAVMVSRLTSGSSMLPTPWDSSLQVRSSCIVPGSSPEIEKEGKNLPLRRALKLAPLALPRDVQEAQKQKMKAIGLEAKAAVKLDHPVGDEHCPWKVKACGVRGEQQTGLGKGQGKGQCKGQTASVSVQAPRPSPLPLTEASPRVKRQHKVLRAQLARTDQIQRRTGDRLSEDADTSVNNSAPPPPLSSKPAPPFLSTNAKAQTQQAAAHGVENGCQAAGTFQQETGRRRLRLNRAERLEEDHIKSDTSIGRLPEKAKPTQHSHGVWPSRALRGEKSEKCMRAEKALKEASRMLEKASKKNARPETPENLLDGPGKAVRGMAGNNTQEVIV encoded by the exons ATGATTAGAACAGTCAATTTGAATTGTGTTCAtaacaacatacatttcattttcccccAAACCAAATCAAGTACTACCATAACTTGGATCCAGTCTGAAAACACCACTGAAGCTTGCTTCTCTCCAGGTGTCCCTGAGCTGGGTTTGGTATCATTACAGTTCACCCTGCTGCCTGCTGCCCCTAATCCTCTTAATGAACTTACAGCCAGTCAGCATGCAACTAAACCCTACCTGCCCTTTACTGCAGTGTCATCCCCTGCCTTGCCTGCAGCACATAAACCACACAGGAAAAGGCAGGTGACGACAACAACAAACTTACTTCTGTGCTCTTTAAGGGATGAAATGATTCGGCAAAAATTAGGGCAAGAGGAATTTGGCAAAGCG gGGTTGCCCTGGCCAGAAGACCTGCTGACCTCCCAGGCTAAAAATACCATGACGCATCTCTCCAGCCAGAACCTCCGACTTACGTCTAAAAATGGTAAAACACCTGGTCGCCATCTGTCAGCCGCACTGGGAGGGGAAGAAGAGGTGGCAGTGATGGTGTCTCGGCTTACGTCTGGCTCTTCCATGCTGCCCACACCGTGGGACTCCTCTCTCCAGGTCAG GTCCAGTTGTATTGTGCCTGGCTCATCCCCAGAGATAGAGAAGGAAGGGAAGAATCTGCCCCTTAGACGAGCTCTGAAGCTGGCCCCTTTGGCGCTGCCGAGGGATGTGCAGGAGGCCCAGAAACAGAAGATGAAGGCGATCGGGCTAGAGGCCAAGGCTGCTGTAAAACTGGATCATCCGGTGGGGGACGAACACTGCCCCTGGAAGGTGAAGGCCTGTGGTGTGAGAGGAGAACAGCAGACTGGGCTGGGCAAGGGCCAGGGCAAGGGCCAGTGTAAGGGCCAGACAGCGTCTGTCTCCGTCCAGGCCCCTCGTCCCAGTCCCCTTCCCCTGACTGAAGCATCACCCAGGGTCAAGCGCCAACATAAGGTTTTAAGAGCGCAGCTCGCCCGTACTGACCAGATCCAGAGACGGACAGGAGACAGACTCTCGGAGGATGCTGATACCAGCGTTAATAACAGcgcccctccacctcctcttagCAGCAAACCGGCACCTCCATTTCTCTCCACCAACGCCAAAGCTCAGACCCAGCAGGCAGCAGCACATGGTGTGGAGAATGGATGCCAAGCAGCTGGCACATTCCAACAAGAGACTGGCAGGAGGCGGCTGCGACTGAATAGGGCAGAGCGCCTTGAAGAGGATCATATCAAATCTGACACGTCAATAGGAAGATTACCTGAAAAGGCCAAGCCAACACAACATTCCCATGGTGTCTGGCCGAGCAGAGCCCTGAGGGGAGAGAAGTCAGAGAAGTGTATGAGGGCAGAAAAGGCCTTGAAGGAGGCCAGCCGCATGCTGGAGAAGGCTTCCAAGAAGAACGCTAGGCCAGAAACGCCAGAGAATCTGCTGGATGGGCCTGGTAAGGCCGTCAGGGGAATGGCAGGGAACAACACCCAGGAAGTAATCGTTTGA